Proteins encoded within one genomic window of Cucumis sativus cultivar 9930 chromosome 3, Cucumber_9930_V3, whole genome shotgun sequence:
- the LOC101218891 gene encoding bet1-like SNARE 1-1, which produces MNARRELRNNRVALFDGIEEGGVRASPSYSSHEIEEHDNEAALEGLQDRVLLLKRLTGDINEEVESHNRMLDRMGNDMDSSRGVLSGTMDRFKTVFDPKSRPKMFSLVALFVTIFFIVYYLTR; this is translated from the exons ATGAACGCGAGAAG GGAACTCCGCAACAATAGAGTTGCTCTCTTTGATGGCATTGAGGAGGGTGGCGTCAGGGCCTCACCTTCCTACTCCTCCCATGAAATTGAGGAGCATGATAATGAAGCAGCATTGGAAGGCTTGCAAGACAGAGTCCTCCTGTTGAAGAGG TTGACAGGTGACATAAATGAGGAGGTGGAGAGTCACAACCGCATGCTTGATAGGATG GGTAATGATATGGATTCATCAAGAGGAGTGTTGTCAGGCACTATGGATCGATTCAAGACG GTATTTGATCCCAAGTCGAGGCCGAAGATGTTCTCACTAGTCGCACTTTTTGTGACAATTTTCTTCATCGTGTACTATCTCACAAGGTAA
- the LOC101218653 gene encoding multiple organellar RNA editing factor 9, chloroplastic has protein sequence MLMATNLSFSPQSLIPLQKPSLLQRVQLGHFLHLNSVSQISTARLHSGSQSRVLVRAALDSDYSSKRSSSNEQRETIMLPGCDYNHWLIVMEFPKDPAPTREQMIDTYLNTLATVLGSMEEAKKNMYAFSTTTYTGFQCTVSEETSEKFKGLPGVLWVLPDSYIDVKNKDYGGDKYINGEIIPSKYPVYEPKKRRETKYESRRYERKRDGPPPEQRKPRPQPTRTESNSG, from the exons ATGCTAATGGCTACCAATCTCTCCTTTTCTCCGCAATCCCTAATTCCACTTCAAAAGCCTTCTCTCTTACAACGGGTTCAACTCGGTCACTTCCTTCACCTCAACTCAGTGAGTCAGATTTCGACTGCTCGTCTTCATTCCGGCTCTCAATCGCGGGTTTTGGTTCGAGCTGCTTTGGATAGCGATTACTCGTCGAAGAGGAGCAGTAGTAATGAGCAGAGGGAGACGATTATGTTACCTGGTTGTGATTATAATCATTGGCTTATTGTCATGGAGTTCCCCAAAGATCCTGCTCCAACCAGGGAACAGATGATTGATACCTACCTCAACACTCTTGCTACCGTATTGGGAag CATGGAAGAAGCCAAGAAAAACATGTATGCTTTCAGCACCACTACCTACACTGGATTCCAATGCACAGTGTCCGAAGAAACGTCCGAGAAATTCAAGG GATTACCCGGAGTTCTTTGGGTGTTGCCAGATTCTTATATAGATGTCAAGAACAAAGATTATGGAG GTGACAAGTATATAAATGGGGAGATAATTCCATCCAAATATCCAGTTTATGAACCAAAGAAACGAAGggaaacaaaatatgaaagtaGGAGgtatgaaagaaaaagggatggCCCTCCTCCCGAACAACGAAAGCCGAGACCACAACCAACTAGAACAGAATCAAATTCAGGATAA